Genomic window (Achromobacter sp. B7):
CAAGCCCATGATCACGATCGTGACCAGGAAGGTGTATTTACGCCCTACCAGGTCACCCAGGCGGCCAAACACCAGCGCGCCGAACGGGCGCACGGCAAACCCGGCGGCGAACGCCAGCAACGCGAAAATGAAGCCCGCGGTGGGGTTCACGCCAGAGAAAAAGTGTTGCGCGATGATGGCTGCAAGCGAGCCGTATAGATAAAAGTCGTACCACTCAAAAACCGTGCCCAGCGACGATGCGAAGATGACGCGGCGTTCATCCTTGGTCATCGGGCGCGGTTCCGCGGAAGGACCGCGGCCTGCCATGGTTGTTGTGCTCATGATGTCTCCTCGTTTTTTGGCCGGCGGTTTTCCGCCGTGCTTGGCCCTTTGCCGGTCAAGCCGACATCGAGCTATGCGCAACATTGAGCCGCGACCCTGACGAGGTTCTGACGTAACCCTTACCCGAATCTTAAAATTGAAACTGAACGTAACCTTTCCGCAGGGAGCTAGGGATAGTCCTTATCTGCCGGCCGGGGCTGCCCGACACGCGCCGCGCTAGCTTTCGTGCCGATCCGACGGGTCGGCGTACTGCGGGAACACGACGCTGATGCGGGTGCCTGGCAGGTCCGAGTGGGGGTTGGGATGGTCGTCGATCAGCACCGTCGCCTGATGCTTTTGCGCGATTTCGCGCACGATGGCCAGACCCAGGCCGCTGCCGTCGGACGCGGTGCCCAGCACCCGATAGAAGCGGTCGAAGACGCGCTCGCGCTCGTCGGGCGCAATGCCCGGGCCGGAATCTTCCACTTCCAGCACGGCCTGGTTGCCGCGACGCTGCACACGCACGGTGATGTGGCCGCCGCGCGGTGTATAGCGCAGGGCGTTGTCGACCAGGTTGTTGAGCAGTTCGGCCAGCAGGAGCGGGTTGCCGTTGATCTCGACCGGATCGTCAGAGCCCTCGAAGCCCAGGTCGGTGCTCAGCGACAACGCCTGCGGCACCCAGTGCATGGCCTGCTCGTAGGCGATGGCGTTCAGATCGGTGCGCGTCAGGCCGATCGCACTGGGGTTTTCGGCGCGCGCCAACAGCAGCAACTGATTCACCAGCCGTGTGGCGCGTTCGGACCCCGTCACCAGCTGACGCAGGCTGGATTGCATTTCTTCGGGGCTGGCATCGCGCAGCGCCAGTTCAGCCTGTGTGCGCAGCCCGGCAAGCGGCGTCTTCAGTTGGTGGGCGGCGTCCGCCACGAAACGGCGCTGCGCCTGCACGTTGGCCGACAGCCGATCCAGCAGGTCGTTCATGGCGGCGACCAGCGGCGCGATTTCTGAAGGGGCCGCGCGTTCGTCGATGGGCGACAGGTCGTCGGGCCGACGCGCGCGCAGGCGCTGCTGTAGCGCGTTCAGCGGCGCCACGCCGCGCGACAGGCCGAACCACACCAGCAGCACCGCGATCGGCAGCACTACGAACTGCGGAATGATCACGCCCTTGATGATGTCGTTGGCCAGTTGCGTGCGCTTTTCCACGGTCTCGGCCACGATCAGCAGCGCGGGCTGCGTGTTGGGCAGGTTCAGGTCCACCCACGTGAACGCCAGGCGGATGCCGAAACCGCGCATGGTGTCGTCTTCGTATTGGACTTCGCCCGGGCGCGGCTGGCCCACGGTGGCCGGTAGCGGCAGCGCGCGATCGCCGCCCAGGTATTCGCCCCGGCTGCCCAGCACCAGCCAGAAGACGCTATCGGTTTCGTCGGCGCGCAACACGTCGCGCGCGGCGTCGGTCATCTTCAGCACGGCCCGGCCATCCTGCGCATGAACCTGCCGCGTCAACACATGCAGGTTGTTGGCCAGCGCCCGGTCGTACGGCACGTTGGCGATGTTCTGGGCGACCACGTACGTGATCGCGACGCTCATGGGCCACAGCAGGAACAGCGGCGCCAGCATCCAGTCCAGGATTTCGCCCAGCAGCGAACGCTGCGGCGGCGCAAAGCTCGGGCCCTTGGACCCGGCTTGCATGATATCCAGCGCTTCCTGATTCAGCGGCTCGGGCCGGGGGTCAGCTGGCGAGGTACGCGGCACCCTGGTCCCGCTCCAGACAGTAGCCCAGGCCACGCACGGTGACGATCTTCACGCCGCTGGGTTCCAGCTTCTTGCGCAGCCGATGCACGTAGACCTCGATGGCGTTGGTGCTGACTTCTTCGCCCCATTCGCACAGGTGGTCCACCAACTGCGTCTTGCTGACCATGCGGCCGCTGCGCGTCAGCAG
Coding sequences:
- a CDS encoding sensor histidine kinase — translated: MLAPLFLLWPMSVAITYVVAQNIANVPYDRALANNLHVLTRQVHAQDGRAVLKMTDAARDVLRADETDSVFWLVLGSRGEYLGGDRALPLPATVGQPRPGEVQYEDDTMRGFGIRLAFTWVDLNLPNTQPALLIVAETVEKRTQLANDIIKGVIIPQFVVLPIAVLLVWFGLSRGVAPLNALQQRLRARRPDDLSPIDERAAPSEIAPLVAAMNDLLDRLSANVQAQRRFVADAAHQLKTPLAGLRTQAELALRDASPEEMQSSLRQLVTGSERATRLVNQLLLLARAENPSAIGLTRTDLNAIAYEQAMHWVPQALSLSTDLGFEGSDDPVEINGNPLLLAELLNNLVDNALRYTPRGGHITVRVQRRGNQAVLEVEDSGPGIAPDERERVFDRFYRVLGTASDGSGLGLAIVREIAQKHQATVLIDDHPNPHSDLPGTRISVVFPQYADPSDRHES